One Mangifera indica cultivar Alphonso unplaced genomic scaffold, CATAS_Mindica_2.1 Un_0003, whole genome shotgun sequence genomic region harbors:
- the LOC123205333 gene encoding WAT1-related protein At2g39510-like produces the protein MSNIVPAMTFIMAWIFRLEIVKLRKLHGQAKILGTLVAIGGGIIMTFVKGTPLDLPWKNGRTIIFKKSATDVEHTDLMKGAGLIVVGLFCWSCFIILQAHILRSYPSVLSLAALVCILGSIEGIILAFLVERGNTKIWSIFNPDAKLLAVIYGGMMSCSTYLIMGWLIKKRGPVFVTSFNPLSMVLVTIFSSFFLAERLFLGRVLGAVVIIIGLYMVLWGKSKDQLCSNSQNSQDDAAAAAAAAATQNGRQTVVINDDIETLSQSNMIVNE, from the exons GCTTGAAATTGTGAAACTTAGGAAGCTACATGGCCAGGCAAAGATATTGGGAACCCTAGTGGCCATTGGGGGAGGAATTATAATGACATTTGTAAAGGGAACTCCCTTGGATTTGCCATGGAAGAATGGAAGAAccataattttcaagaaatcagCAACTGATGTAGAACATACAGATCTAATGAAGGGTGCCGGACTAATCgtagttggtttgttttgctgGTCTTGTTTCATCATTTTGCAA GCACATATATTAAGATCCTACCCTTCAGTGCTCAGTCTCGCAGCTTTGGTATGCATTTTAGGCTCCATCGAAGGCATCATACTGGCCTTCCTAGTCGAAAGAGGAAACACGAAAATCTGGTCAATCTTCAACCCAGATGCTAAACTTTTAGCCGTGATTTATGGT GGAATGATGTCCTGCTCAACCTATCTCATAATGGGCTGGTTAATAAAGAAAAGAGGACCAGTTTTTGTAACTTCTTTTAATCCTCTGAGCATGGTTCTCGTCACAATTTTCAGCTCATTTTTTCTAGCTGAGAGACTCTTCCTAGGAAG GGTTCTTGGAGCAGTTGTGATTATCATTGGACTGTACATGGTGTTGTGGGGTAAAAGCAAAGACCAACTTTGTTCAAATTCACAAAACAGTCAAGACGACGCagccgccgccgccgccgccgctGCTACCCAAAATGGTCGACAAACGGTTGTAATCAATGATGATATAGAGACTCTAAGCCAGTCCAATATGATTGTTAATGAGTGA
- the LOC123205289 gene encoding histidinol dehydrogenase, chloroplastic-like produces the protein MYAPEHLIVNVKDAEKRECFVENAGSVFLGPWTPESVRDYASGTNHVLPTYGYAHMYGGLSLDSFLKFMTVQSLTEEGLKKLGPYVATMAEVEGLEAHKRAVTLRLQDIEARQVANIS, from the exons ATGTATGCACCTGAGCATCTGATAGTCAATGTCAAAGATGCTGAAAAACGGGAATGCTTCGTTGAGAATGCAG GTTCAGTGTTCTTAGGGCCATGGACACCTGAAAGTGTGAGAGATTATGCAAGTGGGACAAACCACGTACTTCCAACATATGGATACGCACATATGTATGGTGGGTTGTCTCTTGATTCCTTCCTCAAGTTCATGACAGTACAATCCTTGACAGAGGAAGGTCTGAAAAAGCTTGGTCCATACGTTGCAACCATGGCGGAAGTAGAGGGCTTGGAAGCCCACAAGAGAGCGGTAACTCTTAGATTACAAGACATTGAAGCCAGGCAAGTTGCCAATATAAGTTAG
- the LOC123205334 gene encoding WAT1-related protein At2g39510-like, with the protein MNFFKKSLPYLAMIFQQFNLACMAIIVKHALDNGLSPHVLVALRMVVAAILVSPFAIVMERNTRPMMTLSTFSKIVLLSLFEPVLSQNFSYTGMKYTTATFNVSMSNILPAMTFIMAWIFRLEIVKLRKLHGQAKIVGTLVAVGGGIIMTFVKGTLLDLPWTNGRTIIFKKSATDVEHTDLMKGGGLIVVGLFCWSCFTFLQEHIVRSYPSVLSLAALVCILGSVEGIILAFLVERGNTKIWSIFNPDAKLLAVIYGGLMSCSTYLILGWLMKKRGPVFVTSFNPLAMVLVTIFNSIFLAERLFLGRVLGAAVIIIGLCMVLWGKSKDQRHSNSQNIQDEEPVAAAAQNGLQMAVINGDIESPSQSNVTVDEGTRGSCMT; encoded by the exons atgaattttttcaagaaatcaTTGCCATACTTGGCTatgatttttcaacaatttaacCTTGCATGCATGGCGATCATTGTAAAGCATGCTCTGGACAATGGTCTAAGCCCACATGTTCTGGTCGCACTCCGTATGGTCGTTGCTGCAATTCTCGTTTCTCCTTTTGCTATTGTCATGGAAAG GAACACCCGGCCGATGATGACGCTCTCCACCTTTTCTAAGATCGTATTGCTCAGTTTGTTCGA ACCGGTGCTTAGCCAAAATTTCTCCTATACTGGGATGAAATATACTACTGCAACATTTAATGTTTCCATGAGCAATATTCTTCCTGCCATGACATTTATAATGGCTTGGATTTTCAG GCTTGAAATTGTGAAACTTAGGAAGCTACATGGCCAGGCAAAGATAGTGGGAACCCTAGTGGCTGTTGGGGGAGGAATTATAATGACATTTGTAAAGGGAACTCTCCTGGATTTGCCATGGACGAATGGAAGAAccataattttcaagaaatcGGCAACTGATGTAGAACATACAGATCTAATGAAGGGTGGCGGACTAATCgtagttggtttgttttgctgGTCTTGTTTCACCTTTTTGCAA GAACATATAGTAAGATCCTACCCATCAGTGCTCAGTCTGGCAGCTTTGGTATGCATTTTAGGCTCCGTGGAAGGCATCATACTGGCCTTCCTAGTTGAAAGAGGAAACACGAAAATCTGGTCAATCTTCAACCCAGATGCTAAACTTTTAGCCGTGATTTATGGT GGATTGATGTCCTGCTCAACCTATCTCATACTGGGCTGGTTAATGAAGAAAAGAGGACCAGTTTTTGTAACGTCTTTTAATCCTCTGGCCATGGTTCTCGTCACAATTTTCAACTCAATTTTTCTAGCTGAGAGACTCTTCCTAGGAAG GGTTCTTGGAGCAGCTGTGATTATCATTGGACTGTGCATGGTGTTATGGGGTAAAAGCAAAGACCAACGTCATTCAAATTCACAAAACATTCAAGACGAGGAGCCCGTGGCCGCTGCTGCACAAAACGGTCTACAAATGGCTGTAATCAATGGTGATATAGAGAGTCCAAGCCAGTCTAATGTGACTGTTGATGAGGGAACCCGTGGCTCATGTATGACGTAG
- the LOC123205335 gene encoding WAT1-related protein At5g13670-like, whose protein sequence is MAIIVNHALDNGLSPHVLVALRMVVAAILVCPFAIVMERLEIVKLRKLHGQAKIVGTLVAIGGGIIMTFVKGNLLDLPWKNGINIIFKKSATDVEHTDLMKGAGLIVVGLFCWSCFIILQGMMSCSTYLIMGWLMKKRGPVFVTSFNPLGMVLVTIFSSFFLAERLFLGRVLGAAVIIIGLCMVLWGKSKDQRHSNSQNIQDDDAVAAAAQNGPQTAVINGDIESPSQSNVIVDE, encoded by the exons ATGGCGATCATTGTAAACCATGCTCTGGACAATGGTCTGAGCCCACATGTTCTGGTCGCACTCCGTATGGTCGTTGCTGCAATCCTCGTTTGTCCTTTTGCTATTGTCATGGAAAG GCTTGAAATTGTGAAACTTAGGAAGCTACATGGCCAGGCAAAGATAGTGGGAACCCTAGTGGCCATTGGGGGCGGAATTATAATGACATTTGTAAAGGGAAATCTCCTGGATTTGCCATGGAAGAATggaataaacataattttcaagaaatcagCAACTGATGTAGAACATACAGATCTAATGAAGGGTGCCGGACTGATCgtagttggtttgttttgctgGTCTTGTTTCATCATTTTGCAA GGAATGATGTCCTGCTCAACCTATCTCATAATGGGCTGGTTAATGAAGAAAAGAGGACCAGTTTTTGTAACGTCTTTTAATCCTCTGGGCATGGTTCTCGTCACAATTTTCAGCTCATTTTTTCTAGCTGAGAGACTCTTCCTAGGAAG GGTTCTTGGAGCAGCTGTGATTATCATTGGACTGTGCATGGTGTTATGGGGTAAAAGCAAAGACCAACGTCATTCAAATTCACAAAACATTCAAGACGACGACGCCGTCGCCGCTGCTGCACAAAATGGTCCACAAACGGCTGTAATCAATGGTGATATAGAGAGTCCAAGCCAGTCCAATGTGATTGTTGATGAGTGA
- the LOC123205315 gene encoding histidinol dehydrogenase, chloroplastic-like has product MMDTQLLCFNRTTIFLKPLRKSRLPFFVARRNSLFSPSGLNCTRIRCSMKSYRLSELTNADVENLKARPRIDFLSIFSTVQPIVSDVRNRGDASVKDYTERFDKVKLDKIVENVSELPDPKLDPAIQEAFDVAYDNIYAFHLAQKSAEQSVENMKGVKCKRVARSIGSVGLYVPGGTAVLPSTALMLSVPAQIAGCKTIVLATPPSQDGSICKEVLYCAKKAGVTHILKAGGAQAISAMAWGTQSCPKVEKIFGPGNQYVTAAKMILQNSEAMISIDMPAGPSEVLVIADKYANPVHIAADLLSQAEHGPDSQVVLVIAGDAVDLKAIEEEIRKQCQDLPRGEFASKALSHSYTVFARDMMEAVSFSNMYAPEHLIVNVKDAEQWECFIENAGSVFLGPWTPESVGDYASGTNHVLPTYGYARMYGGVSLDSFLKYMTVQSLTEEGLKKLGPYVATMAEVEGLEAHKRAVTLRLQDIEARQVASVS; this is encoded by the exons ATGATGGACACTCAGCTTCTCTGCTTTAACCGCACCACCATTTTTCTTAAACCTTTGCGGAAATCTCGTCTTCCATTCTTCGTTGCGCGTAGAAACTCACTATTCTCTCCTTCAG GGTTAAATTGTACTAGAATAAGGTGTTCGATGAAGTCTTATAGATTGTCAGAGCTTACTAATGCCGACGTGGAAAATTTGAAGGCTCGACCTCGTATTGATTTCTTGTCTATTTTCAGCACG gtCCAACCGATTGTTTCTGATGTTCGGAATAGAGGAGACGCTTCAGTGAAAGA TTACACTGAGAGGTTTGACAAAGTGAAACTTgacaaaattgttgaaaatgtcTCTGAGCTTCCTGACCCAAAG CTTGACCCTGCTATTCAAGAAGCATTTGATGTGGCATACGACAACATATATGCTTTTCATCTTGCTCAGAAATCAGCTGAGCAAAGTGTGGAGAATATGAAA GGTGTTAAATGCAAAAGGGTGGCAAGGAGCATTGGTTCCGTTGGTCTTTATGTACCAGGAGGAACTGCTGTTTTACCATCAACTGCTTTGATGCTTTCAGTG CCTGCTCAAATTGCTGGGTGTAAAACTATTGTTCTGGCGACTCCACCAAGTCAGGATGGCAGCATTTGTAAG GAGGTACTATACTGTGCCAAGAAAGCTGGTGTGACTCACATCCTTAAAGCTGGAGGAGCACAG GCCATATCTGCTATGGCTTGGGGGACACAATCTTGCCCAAAG GTTGAGAAGATTTTTGGGCCTGGAAATCAGTATGTCACAGCAGCAAAAATGATTCTCCAA AACAGTGAAGCAATGATTTCAATTGACATGCCTGCTGGTCCTTCAGAAGTTTTAGTCATTGCAGACAAATATGCTAATCCTGTTCATATAGCTGCAGATTTGCTTTCTCAG GCTGAGCATGGGCCAGACAGTCAAGTTGTTCTTGTAATTGCTGGGGATGCAGTTGATCTAAAAGCTATCGAAGAGGAAATCAGAAAGCAGTGTCAAGACCTTCCAAGAGGAGAGTTTGCTTCAAAAGCTCTCAGCCACAGTTACACAGTGTTTGCTCGTGATATGATGGAG GCAGTCTCTTTTTCAAATATGTATGCACCTGAGCATCTGATAGTTAATGTTAAAGATGCCGAACAATGGGAATGCTTCATTGAGAATGCAG GTTCTGTGTTCTTAGGGCCATGGACACCTGAAAGTGTGGGAGATTATGCAAGCGGGACAAACCATGTACTTCCAACTTATGGATATGCACGAATGTATGGTGGGGTGTCTCTTGATTCCTTCCTTAAGTACATGACAGTACAATCCTTGACAGAGGAAGGTCTGAAAAAGCTTGGTCCATACGTTGCAACCATGGCAGAAGTGGAAGGCTTGGAAGCCCACAAGAGAGCGGTAACTCTTAGATTACAAGACATTGAAGCCAGGCAAGTTGCCAGTGTAAGTTAG